From a single Nakaseomyces glabratus chromosome F, complete sequence genomic region:
- the CPD1 gene encoding 2',3'-cyclic-nucleotide 3'-phosphodiesterase (CAGL0F08173g~Ortholog(s) have 2',3'-cyclic-nucleotide 3'-phosphodiesterase activity, role in cyclic nucleotide metabolic process and clathrin-coated vesicle localization), whose translation MSIALWYCPAPGTLDYEVLKTLINSLQLLVPGSPSFEPHLTVVTHLQVQNRGDVSKVLQSCSSCLKTIPKGHSLIKYSNWSINKQYFKKIVLECEKDKYLLSLAQLMRELYVEIEDQKRRAEHWVIEEFQPHVSLMYNDSQITKATEMVVRQRIHDAMQLFSNNPSSKSWRTFKVVSCEGPVEEWQVLGSVTL comes from the coding sequence ATGAGTATTGCGCTGTGGTACTGTCCTGCTCCAGGGACGTTGGATTACGAAGTGTTAAAGACGCTGATAAACTCTTTGCAGTTGCTGGTGCCGGGTTCTCCGAGCTTTGAGCCCCATCTTACTGTAGTGACACATTTGCAAGTGCAGAACAGGGGCGATGTTAGCAAAGTGTTGCAGTCGTGTTCGAGTTGCCTCAAGACGATCCCTAAAGGGCATAGTCTGATCAAGTACAGTAACTGGTCTATCAACAAGcaatatttcaagaaaatagTGTTAGAGTGTGAGAAAGATAAATATTTGTTGAGCTTGGCGCAGTTAATGCGTGAGTTGTATGTTGAGATAGAGGATCAGAAGCGCAGGGCCGAGCATTGGGTAATAGAGGAGTTCCAACCGCATGTGTCACTTATGTACAATGACAGCCAGATAACAAAGGCCACAGAGATGGTGGTGAGACAGCGCATACATGACGCAATGCAGTTGTTTAGCAACAATCCATCCAGCAAGAGTTGGAGAACGTTCAAAGTAGTGTCATGCGAAGGGCCTGTAGAAGAATGGCAGGTGTTGGGCTCCGTGAcactttga
- the BRF1 gene encoding transcription factor TFIIIB subunit BRF1 (CAGL0F08151g~Ortholog(s) have RNA polymerase III core binding, RNA polymerase III type 3 promoter TFIIIB-type transcription factor activity and RNA polymerase III type 3 promoter sequence-specific DNA binding, more) — protein sequence MVLRCKNCGNTELVVDSSTPNNDLVCVACGVVSEENPIVSEVTFAETSSGAATVTGSFLSAGQSHTSGGLGSNAMESREATLNNAKKKLRAVGHALNIPDYIVEASHQWYKLALAYNFVQGRRSQNVIAACLYIACRKEMTHHMLIDFSSRLQVSVYSIGATFLKMVKRLQITKLPLADPSLFIQHFAEKLELGEKKIKVVRDAVKLAQRMSNDWMFEGRRPAGIAGACILLACRMNNLRRTHSEIVAVSHVAEETLQQRLNEFKGTKAASLSVKEFRNDDPKKEDSGAAPPSFTKNRKQEVALKKKLEKKELYETSEEALARNPILTQVLGEQELSSKEVLYYLKEFTQKREKVIQRLKTTHGIDDSDVLQSQGTDEEEVVTNGGETNETNEHNNKKRVREDSQEVEESVASDAKSLNVTLSSGRKINDLIDGYSLEKDPYRPRNLNKLPTTESLLSKVPDDPENLDDVDDEDLDALILDEEASKLKERIWIGINSEYLLEQESKRLKQEADIAAGNTSGKKKRQKKRKNKNDGEVVSAVNTMADLKDKSGFIAALRHAEEIGDTTAAESVKKMLQKSTFSKKINYDAVEGLFNHAA from the coding sequence ATGGTTTTGCGTTGCAAGAACTGTGGTAATACCGAGCTAGTAGTGGACAGTTCCACGCCGAACAATGATTTGGTATGTGTGGCATGTGGTGTTGTGAGCGAGGAGAATCCTATTGTCTCTGAGGTTACGTTTGCCGAGACAAGTTCTGGTGCCGCCACGGTTACGGGTTCTTTCCTGAGTGCCGGCCAGTCACACACGTCTGGCGGTCTGGGATCCAATGCTATGGAATCAAGAGAAGCGACATTAAATAATGcgaagaagaaactaaGAGCTGTCGGGCATGCACTAAACATCCCAGATTATATTGTGGAGGCATCTCACCAATGGTACAAACTGGCGCTGGCGTATAATTTTGTTCAAGGTAGAAGATCACAGAATGTTATTGCGGCTTGTTTGTATATCGCATGTCGTAAAGAAATGACACACCACATGCTTATCGATTTTTCATCCAGACTTCAAGTCAGTGTTTATTCGATTGGTGCAacttttttgaaaatggtCAAGAGATTGCAGATTACAAAACTCCCATTAGCCGATCCTTCTCTATTTATACAGCATTTTGCAGAAAAACTAGAACTTggagaaaagaaaataaaagtggTACGAGATGCCGTGAAGTTAGCACAGAGAATGTCTAATGACTGGATGTTTGAAGGAAGAAGACCTGCGGGTATCGCAGGTGCTTGTATCCTTTTGGCTTGTAGAATGAACAATCTACGCAGAACGCACTCAGAAATAGTTGCTGTATCACATGTAGCAGAAGAAACTTTACAGCAAAGATTAAACGAATTCAAAGGAACCAAAGCAGCTTCATTATCGGTGAAAGAGTTTAGAAACGATGAtccaaagaaagaagattCTGGCGCTGCTCCTCCTTCATTTactaaaaatagaaaacaagaagTGGCcttgaaaaagaaactagaaaaaaaagagctaTATGAAACTAGTGAAGAGGCTTTAGCAAGAAACCCTATCCTAACTCAAGTGTTGGGTGAACAAGAGCTTTCCTCCAAGGAAGTTTTATACTATTTAAAAGAGTTCACACAGAAGCGTGAGAAAGTTATTCAGAGATTGAAAACAACACATGGTATTGATGACAGCGATGTACTACAATCACAGGGAACAGACGAAGAGGAAGTAGTAACTAATGGAGGAGAAACAAATGAAACAAACGAACACAATAACAAGAAAAGAGTGAGAGAAGACTCTCAAGAAGTTGAGGAATCTGTAGCCAGTGATGCCAAAAGCTTAAACGTTACTTTATCCTCTGGAAGGAAAATTAATGATCTAATAGATGGTTATTCGTTAGAAAAGGATCCCTACAGACCAAGGAACCTAAATAAGCTACCAACTACCGAATCCCTGCTGTCTAAAGTACCAGATGACCCAGAAAATCTTGATGATGTCGATGATGAAGATCTAGACGCTTTAATTCTGGACGAAGAAGCTTCCAAGTTGAAGGAAAGGATATGGATTGGTATAAACAGTGAATATTTGCTCGAACAAGAAAGTAAAAGGCTAAAACAAGAAGCAGATATTGCTGCAGGAAATACCTCCGGTAAAAAGAAACGTCAAAAGAAACGTAAAAATAAGAATGACGGTGAAGTTGTAAGTGCTGTGAATACTATGGCTGATTTGAAGGACAAATCTGGCTTCATTGCTGCACTTAGACACGCTGAAGAAATCGGTGATACCACTGCTGCAGAAAGTGTTAAAAAGATGCTTCAAAAGTCCACATTTTCTAAGAAGATTAATTATGATGCCGTGGAGGGGCTTTTCAACCACGCTGCTTAA
- the COQ6 gene encoding putative N,N-dimethylaniline monooxygenase COQ6 (CAGL0F08239g~Ortholog(s) have role in ubiquinone biosynthetic process and mitochondrion localization), with protein sequence MLKMQLSSVRYLATIAKNSTPKLTDVLIVGGGPAGLTLAAAIKNSPTLAGLSTTLVDAGDLKKVGEFHDQPPEHFTNRVVSITPKSLHFIAERAGAGDFLLRDRIQPYDGLYVTDGVTKSLLDLEKPSMLEMIEILNIQSSLLKKLSQYDEVLDGFKLVEKSKVTKIENTDPKDPTSWPLVTLDNGDVYKTRLLVGADGFQSPVRKFANIETRGWFYGTFGVVATMKLQYDTYKLRGWQRFLPDGPIAHLPLPGENATLVWTTTERISKLLLTLDPKAFASLVNAAFVLDNTDLQYYFDELEAGKISTNELIEDVKFRMDQEFSKLSDETMIDELYPPQVIDIKGDTRARFPLKMTHADNYCSHRVALVGDAAHTTHPLAGQGLNMGQGDVEALVDALEKATQRGQDIGALLSLEPFWAERYATNHVLLNMADKLYKLYHTDSAPVVALRSLGLDLTNNFPPVKNWIVKTLTADTEF encoded by the coding sequence ATGTTGAAGATGCAATTGAGTTCTGTCAGGTACTTAGCTACCATAGCTAAAAACTCAACCCCCAAATTGACCGATGTCCTCATTGTAGGTGGTGGTCCTGCTGGTCTTACGCTTGCTGCAGCAATCAAGAATTCTCCAACTTTAGCCGGTCTTTCAACTACGTTAGTAGACGCTGGggatttgaagaaagttgGGGAATTTCACGACCAACCACCAGAGCATTTCACCAATAGAGTCGTTAGTATAACTCCAAAGTCTCTGCATTTCATTGCCGAAAGGGCTGGTGCTGGTGATTTCTTACTAAGGGACAGAATCCAACCTTATGATGGTTTATATGTCACCGATGGTGTCACCAAGTCTTTGCTCGATTTGGAAAAGCCCTCTATGTTGGAAATGATTGAAATCTTGAACATCCAATCAAGTTTACTCAAGAAATTATCGCAGTATGATGAAGTACTTGATGGATTTAAGCTTGTGGAAAAATCTAAAGTCACTAAGATTGAAAACACCGATCCTAAAGACCCAACTTCATGGCCATTAGTTACTCTTGATAATGGTGATGTTTACAAAACCAGATTACTAGTCGGTGCTGACGGATTCCAATCACCAGTAAGAAAATTTGCAAATATTGAAACTCGTGGGTGGTTCTATGGTACTTTTGGTGTTGTTGCTACAATGAAACTACAATACGACACATATAAGCTAAGGGGCTGGCAAAGATTTCTACCAGATGGTCCAATCGCTCATTTACCATTACCAGGTGAAAATGCAACTCTTGTGTGGACTACAACTGAaagaatttcaaagttGCTATTGACATTGGATCCAAAGGCATTTGCCTCCTTGGTCAATGCCGCTTTTGTTCTTGACAACACCGACttacaatattattttgatgagTTGGAAGCCGGAAAGATTTCAACAAATGAACTCATTGAGGATGTTAAATTCAGAATGGACCAAgaattttcaaaactaAGCGATGAAACTATGATAGACGAACTCTACCCACCCCAGGTTATTGACATAAAGGGTGACACTAGGGCCAGGTTCCCACTGAAGATGACGCATGCTGACAACTACTGTTCGCATAGGGTGGCTTTGGTAGGTGATGCAGCTCATACCACTCACCCACTAGCTGGCCAAGGTTTGAACATGGGTCAAGGTGATGTCGAAGCTCTTGTTGACGCCTTAGAGAAAGCTACACAAAGAGGTCAAGATATTGGTGCTCTATTGAGCCTGGAACCATTCTGGGCTGAGCGTTACGCTACTAACCATGTGCTACTAAATATGGCCGATAAACTATACAAACTTTACCACACTGATTCAGCACCTGTAGTAGCATTAAGAAGTCTTGGCCTCGATTTAACCAATAACTTCCCACCTGTGAAGAACTGGATTGTGAAGACTCTGACTGCCGACACTGAATTTTGA
- the SDA1 gene encoding Sda1p (CAGL0F08129g~Ortholog(s) have role in actin cytoskeleton organization, ribosomal large subunit biogenesis, ribosomal large subunit export from nucleus, traversing start control point of mitotic cell cycle and nucleolus localization): MVKRSRAAILPTNIILLQNLVKRDPESYYEEFLQQYAHYESLRDIFMLGNMAGEGDATTSGVESTTGSSEGNTSTSQLIELIGFVSQVCSCFPKETQNFPDELRELLLEHHKSLPFELKEKILTSLTMLRNKGVITAEQLVQTFFPLLVAYSSQGNTLGINSHAKELRTLVYKNLISLLKSCNTGSKNQKLNKSTQAICFNLLDQPDSQGIWAAKLTRELWRRGIWDDSRAVEIMTQAALHNDAKIAISGVMFFLDADREREETFEEKSDDEDAIDINALKHKMQVNKKTGRRGKKLENAVKTIKKKNKNGTNQAFLNFSAIHLLRDPQGFAEKLFKEHLSGKNSNKFSLEQKISLMQLLSRMIGTHKLIVLGIYTFFLKYLTPKTRDVTKIMAASAQACHDLVPPETLNVLVRKITDEFVSDGVASEVAAAGLNTIREICTRAPLAIEETLLQDLVEYKGSKAKGVSMAAKGLVSLYREVAPEMLKRKDRGKVASMELQEAKRSGTERDNRKLQFGVENTVQGIQGIELLAKWKKEQEANGEAVDDDDDKNWEVEDMEEEDDVDGEWVTMDSDKEYDVDMEDSDDEKKSEEKSEENPEEKPEDKIDPESAFREIASSRILTPADFAKLQELRTEEGVAKLMGMRNEKNEEVVDAGLLTGPVKYKQTREERLQKIMEGREGREKFGSRRGKRDNARSTTNREKERRKNFVMSIHKRSVRGKQKMSLRDKQKVLRAHITKQKKKGH, from the coding sequence ATGGTAAAGAGAAGCAGAGCTGCAATTTTACCAACCAATATAATTCTGTTGCAGAATTTGGTCAAGAGAGACCCAGAGTCATACTATGAGGAATTTCTACAGCAATATGCCCATTATGAGTCCTTAAGAGATATATTTATGTTAGGTAATATGGCTGGTGAGGGCGATGCTACGACGAGCGGTGTTGAGAGTACAACTGGTTCCAGTGAGGGTAATACTTCTACATCACAGTTGATTGAGCTAATTGGTTTTGTATCGCAAGTGTGTTCTTGTTTCCCTAAGGAAACGCAGAACTTCCCAGATGAACTGAGAGAACTACTATTAGAGCACCACAAATCACTGCCGTTCGAACTTAAGGAGAAAATATTGACCTCACTTACCATGCTTAGAAACAAAGGTGTTATTACAGCTGAACAACTAGTTCAAACATTTTTCCCATTATTGGTGGCATACTCATCTCAAGGTAACACGCTAGGTATTAATTCACATGCCAAGGAACTGAGAACTCTTGTGTATAAGAATTTGATCTCACTGCTGAAGAGTTGCAATACTGGTTCCAAGAACCAGAAGTTGAACAAATCCACGCAAGCTATCTGTTTCAATCTGTTAGATCAACCTGACTCCCAAGGTATTTGGGCTGCGAAGCTAACCAGAGAACTGTGGAGAAGAGGTATTTGGGATGACTCCCGTGCAGTTGAAATCATGACCCAAGCTGCATTGCACAATGATGCGAAGATTGCCATCAGTGGTGTTATGTTTTTCCTAGACGCAGACAGGGAACGTGAAGAGACATTCGAGGAGAAATCAGATGACGAAGATGCTATTGATATCAATGCTCTAAAACATAAGATGCAAGTCAACAAGAAAACTGGTAGAAGAGGTAAGAAGTTAGAGAATGCCGTCAAGACCattaaaaagaagaacaagaacgGTACCAATCAAGCGTTTTTAAATTTCAGTGCTATTCATCTATTGAGAGACCCACAAGGTTTTGCTGAAAAGTTGTTCAAGGAGCATCTGTCGGGCAAGAACAGCAACAAGTTCTCACTTGAACAGAAGATCTCGCTGATGCAGCTACTTTCGCGTATGATTGGTACACACAAGCTGATTGTGCTAGGTATCTACAcattcttcttgaagtaTCTAACGCCCAAGACCAGGGATGTCACCAAGATCATGGCCGCTAGTGCGCAGGCCTGTCACGACCTAGTCCCACCGGAGACGCTGAACGTGTTAGTGCGTAAGATCACAGACGAGTTCGTCTCTGATGGTGTTGCTTCCGAAGTAGCAGCCGCAGGGCTGAACACCATCAGGGAGATATGTACCCGTGCCCCATTAGCCATCGAAGAGACATTACTGCAGGATCTTGTTGAGTACAAGGGCTCGAAGGCGAAAGGTGTCAGCATGGCTGCCAAGGGTCTAGTGTCTCTGTACAGAGAAGTAGCGCCTGAGATGTTGAAGAGGAAAGACCGTGGTAAAGTTGCGTCTATGGAGTTGCAAGAGGCGAAGAGAAGCGGCACTGAGAGAGACAACAGGAAGCTGCAATTCGGTGTTGAGAACACTGTTCAAGGTATCCAAGGTATCGAGCTGCTTGCGAAGTGGAAGAAGGAGCAAGAGGCCAATGGTGAGGCTGTtgatgacgatgacgaCAAGAACTGGGAAGTGGAAGACATGGAGGAGGAAGACGATGTTGACGGTGAATGGGTGACCATGGATAGTGACAAGGAGTACGACGTGGACATGGAGGACAGCGACGACGAAAAGAAGTCCGAGGAGAAGTCCGAGGAGAACCCCGAGGAGAAGCCCGAGGACAAGATCGACCCTGAGAGTGCGTTCAGAGAGATAGCGTCCAGCAGAATCCTGACGCCCGCTGACTTCGCCAAGTTACAAGAACTGCGTACAGAGGAAGGTGTTGCCAAGCTGATGGGTATGAGAAACGAGAAGAACGAAGAAGTTGTCGATGCAGGGCTGTTGACTGGTCCTGTGAAGTACAAGCAGACCAGGGAGGAGAGACTGCAGAAGATCATGGAAGGGCGTGAAGGCCGTGAGAAGTTTGGTTCAAGAAGAGGTAAGAGAGACAACGCGAGATCCACTACCAACAGGGAGAAAGAAAGGCGGAAGAACTTCGTCATGTCCATCCACAAGAGAAGTGTGCGTGGTAAACAGAAGATGTCTCTGAGAGACAAGCAAAAGGTCCTACGGGCGCACATCACcaagcaaaagaagaagggtCATTAG
- the MGA1 gene encoding Mga1p (CAGL0F08195g~Ortholog(s) have DNA binding transcription factor activity, sequence-specific DNA binding activity), which translates to MQHKTFVHQLHSILSDPTLTGIINWNDDEIGTVFLLKPYHPEFCDNVLKRYFKHGNVSSFVRQLHMYGFHKVGNNSVNSHINNIEGNKIVSKKEPHFIIWKFSHPSGNFHRESSYETLCKITRKPTGFGKDGKRKNILSPIAISYLNPGIKTELSYLPFSRAATGIDNFDLQKENMSYIESATDEALTTSTDTLIDNSLFSGITSANSINTIKTSGTGSNGITTGSSNIQTLINNNIALLKKTTLLIIEILDKFNNPELSQKSEEMFSNLQKLQELKNQLVSKQCELVNMVQPELNSGKSNQVIQSNQYPTPSQFPNFQNYFPSM; encoded by the coding sequence ATGCAGCATAAAACTTTCGTACATCAATTGCATTCAATACTAAGCGACCCTACTTTGACGGGTATCATAAACTGGAATGACGACGAGATAGGTACCGTGTTCCTGTTGAAGCCTTACCACCCAGAATTCTGCGATAATGTTTTGAAACGGTACTTCAAGCACGGGAACGTCAGCAGTTTCGTCAGGCAGTTGCACATGTACGGGTTCCACAAAGTCGGTAACAACAGCGTTAACAGCCACATTAACAACATCGAAGGCAACAAGATAGTCTCAAAGAAGGAGCCCCACTTCATCATATGGAAGTTCTCCCACCCTTCGGGGAACTTCCACAGAGAATCCAGTTATGAAACACTATGCAAAATCACTAGAAAGCCAACGGGCTTCGGCAAAGACGGTAAGCGGAAAAATATACTCTCCCCAATTGCGATAAGCTATCTAAACCCAGGTATCAAAACAGAACTCTCGTATCTGCCCTTCTCTAGGGCGGCTACAGGAATTGACAACTTCGATttgcaaaaagaaaatatgaGCTACATTGAAAGCGCTACCGACGAAGCTCTGACAACCAGTACAGACACTTTGATTGACAACAGCTTGTTCAGCGGGATCACCTCGGCAAACTCAATTAATACAATCAAGACATCTGGCACAGGCAGCAACGGGATCACAACAGGATCATCTAATATTCAGACACTaataaacaataatataGCACTGCTAAAAAAAACTACATTATTGATAATAGAAATTTTAGATAAATTTAATAACCCGGAACTATCACAAAAATCAGAAGAGATGTTCTCgaatttgcaaaaattaCAAGAACTTAAAAATCAATTAGTCAGTAAACAATGCGAATTAGTAAATATGGTACAGCCAGAACTGAATTCCGGGAAATCGAATCAGGTAATTCAATCGAACCAATACCCAACACCTAGCCAGTTCCCAAACTTCCAAAACTATTTTCCATCAATGTAA
- the RIE1 gene encoding Rie1p (CAGL0F08217g~Ortholog(s) have mRNA binding activity and cytoplasmic stress granule localization), translating into MAGNPHIENIANTNQLTIRLKPTNEELNAALNNCATDHKGLIVPQERIEPYESLNETKRAEYLSLKNINNEQNKLVASGNADTEEIESYERVIQFQFKHMPNLKNCLKKVKAILKEEFEKGALAYWSISLNTHALTHPGNLFIGGIPKNMSLNTLMETFDKFGTISSLKILFDNKNVGIGFLSFMLGSEAAECIRCMNGTKIRSDNGDEGTLFINYHIERKERERLFLSHESSDSSASSLSVRNMRVNTHHRGKHNSPELNSWSTNNSSDDLTINNCVFIGNLPTDIQNEGEFIDDLTEAFPSVTVISYYFPYDHSLNQYKGYGFIKLQNNDQARRIIHEISTDCFEFCGNHIIANKASNKDNKTTSHFTLYTKTTETNPKTRNNYLEQTSPYAGGINTFPPSMNNYTFGYDLYPPIKRGSHNLPYIYGLPVPLEGQQESNIYVKHVPLDWSDKDLFNFYRPFGNIISCKIITVGGSSREEKSTNSSDEDLPFGISRGYGFVYFANPLDAAYAILSTDGYYLEGAIQKLSVSYAQKKKKDGQSLLDESLSNESSDQIDNSEKTNEKEKRNHSSAKFGQQQYNKKFMNALMSNFYHRNYVGKPSYNLVPSQAMGSPGMSSGMISSSRGNMGLMTPQLIPAAPIDMYSTNSQPRILPNANWFAYPIYPQCPVPLPMDNLV; encoded by the coding sequence ATGGCAGGAAATCCACATATCGAAAATATAGCTAATACTAATCAGTTAACTATAAGACTTAAACCAACCAATGAAGAGCTTAATGCCGCTTTGAATAATTGTGCAACCGATCACAAAGGACTAATTGTTCCACAAGAAAGAATAGAACCTTATGAATCACTTAACGAAACAAAGAGAGCGGAATACTTATCGcttaaaaatattaataatgaaCAAAATAAACTAGTTGCATCTGGCAATGCAGATACTGAAGAGATTGAAAGTTACGAAAGAGTTATTCAGTTTCAATTCAAGCATATGCCAAACTTAAAAAACTGTCTAAAGAAGGTCAAAGCAATACtcaaagaagaatttgaaaaaggtGCGCTTGCATATTGGTCAATTAGCCTTAATACCCATGCGCTAACACATCCTGGAAACCTATTCATTGGCGGCATACCAAAGAACATGTCGTTGAACACACTCATGGAAACGTTTGATAAGTTTGGCACAATTTCCTCTTTGAAGATATTATTTGATAACAAGAATGTGGGAATTGGatttttatcattcatGCTGGGATCTGAAGCAGCGGAATGCATACGATGTATGAATGGTACAAAGATTAGAAGTGACAATGGCGATGAAGGAACACTGTTTATCAATTATCACATAGAAAGAAAGGAGCGTGAACGTCTGTTCTTGTCACACGAGTCATCTGACTCATCTGCGTCTTCTCTATCTGTGCGTAATATGAGAGTAAACACTCATCATAGAGGCAAACATAACTCACCTGAGTTAAATAGCTGGTCGACAAATAATTCAAGCGACGATCTAACTATTAATAATTGTGTATTCATTGGCAATCTTCCTACAGACATACAAAATGAAGGTGAGTTCATAGACGATTTGACAGAGGCATTTCCTTCAGTTACTGTCAtatcttattattttccttATGACCATTCATTGAACCAGTATAAAGGATATGGCTTTATTAAGCTCCAAAATAACGACCAAGCAAGAAGGATAATTCACGAAATAAGTACGGACTGCTTTGAGTTTTGTGGTAATCATATCATTGCAAATAAAGCatcaaataaagataacAAAACAACATCCCATTTTACCTTGTACACTAAGACAACTGAAACAAATccaaaaacaagaaataattaTCTCGAACAAACATCTCCATATGCTGGTGGAATCAACACCTTTCCGCCTTCAATGAATAATTATACCTTTGGCTATGATCTTTACCCTCCTATAAAAAGAGGTTCGCACAATCTTCCTTATATATATGGATTACCTGTTCCACTAGAAGGGCAGCAAGAATCGAACATTTATGTCAAACACGTACCGCTTGATTGGTCCGACAAAGActtatttaatttttacCGACCTTTTGGAAACATAATTAGCTGCAAAATTATAACTGTTGGTGGCAGTTCAAGAGAGGAGAAGAGTACCAACAGCAGTGACGAAGACTTACCTTTTGGAATATCCAGGGGATATGGCTTTGTTTATTTTGCTAATCCATTAGATGCTGCCTATGCTATTTTATCAACCGATGGGTATTATCTCGAGGGAGCAATTCAAAAACTATCAGTCTCGTACgcacaaaagaagaaaaaggatGGCCAAAGCCTACTTGATGAGTCGTTATCAAATGAATCATCAGATCAAATAGATAATTCAGAAAAAACTAAtgaaaaagagaagagaaacCATAGCTCAGCCAAATTCGGTCAGCAGCAatacaacaaaaaatttatgaaCGCATTAATGAGCAATTTCTACCATAGAAATTATGTCGGGAAGCCATCATATAATCTAGTTCCTTCACAGGCCATGGGATCTCCAGGTATGAGCTCAGGAATGATTAGTTCTTCCAGGGGAAATATGGGACTTATGACACCGCAATTAATACCGGCTGCACCAATAGATATGTACTCCACTAACTCCCAACCTAGGATACTACCAAACGCCAACTGGTTTGCGTATCCAATTTACCCTCAATGCCCTGTACCACTACCAATGGACAACCTAGTTTAA